The genome window ATCGCGGAGCCGGTGAACCCCGGTCGAGACGATCTCGGCGCCGGCATGCAGGACGTCCGCCGTCGAACCGGACGCATCAAGCGACACCGCGACCCGGTTGTCGAGAACATCCCCGATCCGGATCGGCACTCGGCGAAGGACCATCCGCTCTCCATCGCGCGTCACGCGAAAGACGGCAGCCTCGCCGCTGTCGCCGGTCTCTACCGGGACAATCGCCGTCAGGGGCACGAGCGCCGCGCGGCGCTCATGGCGAAGACGAACGGTCGCGACCATCCCGGGACGCAGTCCGTCGGGCCGATCGATACGAACTTCCACGGGATAGGAGCGCGACCGCTCATCGGCTGCCGCGCTGATCATGTGGACCACCCCGCGGAACACGCGGCCGGGGAGCCCCTCGGCCGTCACCTCAATCGTGTCGCCGATCGCCAGCCGGCCCAGGAGCGTGTCCTGCACTGCGAAGGAGACCACAACGCTCGACAGGTCGGTCACCACGAACACCGGATGCCCCGCCGCCACCTGCTGCCGCTGATCAATCGAACGGAGCGCGACCGTCGATTCCTCGAACGGCGCGGCCAGCTCGCAGTAGCGAAGGTTTTCGTCTCCCTGCTGGAGGGCAATCCGCGCGGCCGCGACATCCCGCTCGGCGACCTCGATCGACGCCTCGGTCATCAGCCGACGGGCGCGGGCGGCGTCGAGGGCCGCCACGGTCGTCGCCTTGCTCGCGGCCAGGGCCGTCGTGCGGTCATAGGCGGACTGCGCCTCGCCACAGTCCGCCTGGGCCTGCTTCAGCCGGGACTCGGCCGCCGCGAGCTTCTGCGAGGCGGAGTCCCGTTCGCGGCGATAGTCCGCCGGATCGAGCCGGGCCAGGATCGTTCCCGCCGGCAGCCGGTCTCCTTCGTGGAGGTCGCGGGTCTTGCCATCGGCCCCGGTCACCTGCCGCAGTTCCTGAACCGTCCCGCCGACCCGGAACGAGAGCTCGACCTTGCGGAACTCGTGAACGACACCACCGAAGTGAGTCCCGGCGACCACGACGCTCTCGGCCACCGGCTCGATCCGAACCGGCGTCGGCTGGGCGGGCGGAATTGCGATGTCATGCGAAGCGGCGAGCCGCGCCATCCCGCTTCGCCCGATGAGGACGAGCGGGATCGTCACCAGAACCGCGAGGAGACCGATTGTCGATTTCCGACGGTTCGTCGACTTCGAGGCAAAAAAAGGGACTTTGGAGTCAGTCATTGGCAGAACCCTCGTCAGACAGGATCTGGTCCGCCACGCGGGGGACCGTGACGGAGTAGTCAAAACTCGTCGACAGCGGCTTCCATTGAAGGCCGTCGAGAAGCAGGCTGAGGTTGTCGAGCAGGTGTGGGGAGCTGGAGGTGATCCCCATCTTTCCCACGACCGAGGCGTAGTTCATGACCGCCATATGGGCGCCGATGTCCTGGCAGAAGAGCGCGAACGTCACCTTCTCGGGCGTCCAGGGGGGCGTCAGCGTCAGGTCCCCTTGCTCGACCCCATCGCGGACGAGGCTGAAGGCAATCTTGAGGATCTGCTGTTCCAGCTGCTCGAGGCGCTCGCGGCGCTCGGACGAAGCCCGGGCGTCGAGGTTCGCCATCCGGATGATCATCTCTGACTGGAAGTAGTGCGGATATCGCTGAGCGAAGATCTCGTCCGCGGCAACGAGAGCCAGGATCCGCTCGCGGGAGATTCCAGGGAGCCGGGAGGCCCGGGCAAAGAGGTCCAGGCGGGTCTCACAACTCTGGATCGCCAGAGCGGCAACGAGGTCTTCCTTCGAAGAGAAGTGCTGGTAAATCGTCCCTTTGGAATACTCGGCCGCCTCAGCCAGCCGGTCGAGCCCCAGGTTGGCGAAGCCGTCTTCGACGAGCATCGTCCGAGCCAGACCAAGGAGCATTTGCTCCCGTCTGCGGATCTCCTGCTGCTTGCGCGTCGCCGTGCTCATAGACTCATTTTCGACAGATCGTCGATTTTTGTCAACTCGTCATTTCCATTGTGGATCGGAATGTCAAAGAGGCGCTCGGGGGAGCCGGTCCCGCAACGTTTGCGGCCATCAGCCAATGTGGTGGGTCCGAAAACCCGCGGCCGACGCCCTCTGGGACGGAAACGCAGCCGGATGAGGCGACGAACCGTGACACCCGTGTGGCATTTGGCTACGCTTTGAATGCGGACGCTGACAGCTGAGCGGGCTCAGGGCACAGGTCGGTTGGCCCTGGCTCCCACCGGCACCGATCCTATTCGACGGCCGGGAGGGCGAAACGCGGAAACGGATGTCGGCGTCCGAAGGCCCCACTCCCTACCTCGTTGTCCAATCCGATTCGGGATGAGTTCTCAAACAGACGACTCGATCTCCGGCTGGCTGAGTCAGCTCCATGCGGGGGACGCCGCCGCCATTCAGCTGCTGTGGGACAAGTTCTACAAGCGGCTCGTGGCCGTCGCGGACAGGTTTCTCACAGGCCTCCCTCCGATCCAGGACGACGGCGAGGACGTCGCGGCCAGCGTGTTCCAGAGCTTCTGGAGGGGGGGCAAGGAGGGGCGGTTCCAGAACATCAACGACCTCGACGAGGCGTGGTGGTTTCTGTTCCGCATGGCCTGGAGGAAGTGCGTGGACCGCGTCCGGCGGGACAAGGCCCAGAAACGGGGGGGCGGCACGCAGATCGTTTCCCTGAACGGAGAAGCGTCCCACGAGTTCCTGGAGATCGTGTCTGAAGAACCGGGCCCGGAATTCCTCGCCAGTTTCAATGAGCAGTATTTTCGACTTTTGGACGCCTTGCCCGACGCGAGCACCCGCAAAATTGCGGTATTAATGCTGCAGGGCCATTCCGCCAACGACATCAGCGAGCGGACCGAGATCTTCAAGTCGACGGTCCGCCGCAAGATGGATCTCGTGCGCAAGGTCTGGAAACACGAGCTCGACAAATGAACAACCAGGATCTTCCCACGGGGCCAGTCGAGGGAGGAACGTCTGTCGTCGTCGCCGGGAGCGGCCTGTCCGATCTCGAAATCGACCTCGAACTGAACTCAGTCTGCGACGCGTTTGAGAGCGCCTTGCAGACCGGTCAGCGGCCGCAACTGGCGGACTACCTGACCGACACACGGCTCCCCGTCTCGACGCTCTTCGTCGAGCTCGTCCAGATCGAGATGGAGTACCGCCGCCGCAAGGGGGAGCCGGTCACGCTCGAGGAATACGTCGTCCGGTATCCGGAGTTCAGCGAAGCGCTCTCGAAGCTCGCCCCGAGCCTCGACACGGTGTCGATGCCCGCCCCGCGGGGAGCGCCGACCACGTCGCTCGGCCGTTTCGAGCTCGTCGCCCCGCTGGGCCAGGGAACCTTCGGCGTTGTCTGGAAGGCCCGCGACACCAAGCTCCGCCGCTGGGTCGCCATCAAGCGGTTTCGCGAAACCGCCCCGGCCCCCAGCCGGGACCTGTTCGCCCGCGAGGCGCGGGCAGTCCAGAAGCTGGATCACCCGAATGTCGTCCGCCTCCTGGAACTGAGCCAGGGAGCGACGACCGATTACATCGTCTTTGAATACGTTGAGGGACGAACTCTCAAGGAGATCCTCGAAGAGCGGAACCACACGCCGCTCGATCCGGACCGCGCGGCGCGAATCGCGCTGCAACTCGCCAACGGCCTGCAGCACATTCACGAGCGGGGTCTCATCCACCGGGACCTCAAACCGGCGAACGTGATGATCACCCCCGCCGGGGACGCCAAGTTCCTCGACTTCGGCCTCGCCCGCCACACCGACACAACATCAACGATCGGTGGCGGCCAGGGGTTCCTGGGGACAATCCCCTACATGAGTCCCGAGCAACTCCAGAAGGGAAAGTCGGTCACAAGACAGTCCGACATCTACGCGCTGGGTACGGTCCTCTACGAGATGCTCTCCAGCCGGCGACCGTTCGAGGGTTCGGTAGAGGAACTCATTGCCACGATCCCCAAAGGGAATCCCTCCCCCATGGACGTGCCGGCCGTTCTACGAACCATTGTGGGCCTGGCAATGGAGGTCGATCCCTTGGACCGCTACGCCTCCGCGGAGGCGATGGCCGAGGACCTTCAGTGCTTTCTAGATGGCTCTACCCCCGCCAGCCGAATCGGCAGAAAGTTGAGGAAACTCGGACGCCAGGTCACGCGTCGAGATTTCCTCGTGAAGTCGGCTGTGGGCATTGCGGCAACGGCTGGAATCGTGAAAGCGGCGGGAGTGTTAGTCCGAACACACGACGACGGCCGCCACGACGTTCTGCTCACCACTCAACCAGAAGGAGCTGAAGTCCATATCATTCCCATCCGCTCTCCTACTGGCGAGCCGGACCTGGCGAGCATCCAGCAACTTCCCGGAAACTCCCCTCTTCGAAGCCGGCTTCTTCCCGGCAACTACTTGGTCGTCGCAGTTCTTCCGGAATCTCGCCGCTTCCATGAGGTTTTTCGGAGAGTGCCGGAAAGTCCCAACGGCTTCATTGACGGGATTGGCGAACACCAACGGTGGGAGCTGCACGACGGCGTCGTGCATTTGCCGTCTATCAAGATTCCGGACGTGACTGTCGTCGACGATATGACTTTGTTTCCTGGAAGCCCAACGTTCCTAACGGGGGAGGTTGGAGTCACATCGGCGCCACGAAGTATGCTCGCCATTCCTTCGTTTTATCTGGACCGTTGCGAGGTCACGATTTCGGACTATCGTCACTTCTTTCGAGGTGACCGTCCCGCTATCGCACCGAAATGGAAGGCCCCCCTCACTGACCGACAAGCCGCCCCCATGTCTTGGGATGCTGCCGTATTGCTGGCGGAGATCATGGGCAAGCGGCTGATGAGCGAATATGAGTATGAGTTTGCGGCAACCAATGGTGGCGAGCGTCTTTGGTCCTGGGGCGACAATCCCTCGCCAAACTTCGACATCGGCGCCGCATTCCAAAATGCCGGCCTCCCAGCAGAAGACCGAGTCGGCGATCCACCCGTCTACGGCCTGTGCAGCAATCTCGCAGAATGGACATCCAGCGGCTTGCTTGGCGCTGGAAATGGAACCGCAGACGGAGGTGCAAGCCGTTCACAATTGGTAAGTGCGGAGCTCACCAAATTTCAAATTGTACGGGGAGGGAGTTTGAACGTGCTGCAAGAGCAGGAAGTCGCCGCCGCGGATCGGAATCCACGGCGGCGACTCCCACGAGAACGCTATCGAGTCGACCGAGGCCTCGGATTGCGATGCGCCAGAAGCCCGCAACCTCGTTGCCGTCCCGAGCATTTCATTCAGGCGATTTTGCCTTATTCTCGGGAATAACAATCCTCCCATCCTTGCGTTCGTAGGACAACAGAACCATTGGCGGCAATCGTAGATCGCCCAGAATCCCATCCGTCAGACGATGCACATTGCTGGACCTGAACGTCGCCCTCGCGTTGACATCAACGGCCACTGCGGCGCCGTCGACAGTGCGCGGAACGGGAGCGTTGTCCATGGGTCTGTCTTCCACATACTCCTTCCCAAGATGAACAGTCCGATACGTCGTCCCCCCCAAATGAAAACGAATCTTATGGACCTGATAAATACGCCACTCGTTTGCCGCGACCTGAATGCGCAAGTACACAGGTTCGTCATCGTCGTTATAAACTTCTGGCGGCCGAATATGGCTTGGAAACGGGTGCCTTAAGACGAACTCAACTGGATTGTGTTCGCGAGTGGTTTGCCTGCGCAGTCCGGGAAATTCGCCGACGCGGGTCGTGCTGTTTGCTGCCAGTCTTCCAGCTTTCACCTCAGCAGGAGCGCCCCCCAGACAGTCGCACGCATCCGGAGACGTGTAACAGAAGTGCGGCCAGTTGCTACACATCGCAATCAAGCCGCCGCTGACGGGACTGTTGCAGTCAAGGTGATTGTAATCTGTCCAGAATGGTTGATAGCCATCATCGTCCGGATCGTCCAGCGGAACAAGAAGGCACGTGCAGGCGGGGTTCGCCCAACGCCGCTTCACAGCCTCAACAGCCTTTTCATCTGAGAAGCCCCTCTGCAAGGGAATCAGCCACATCAGCGAGGCCCACACACACACAGCAACACGCATTGCAAGAAACTCCCAAGTCGTCCAGCAAAATAAAACTGCCCTAAACCGCGAACCTCCAACAAGCTCCTTGTCGGGGCCACAGCTAGAACTCTCCGATAAGCCGTCCGTCAGCGATCATTCCCAGTAACTTGAACGTCTTCATCTCGATGGAGTCGTCGATCGCACGGACAGCGCCGTCACCCATGCACACATGAACCATCCCGGTGTGCGGCGATGTCAACGGATTGTTTGGCCCCTTGTTCTGATGAACACCCGGCTGATTGTAATGAGAATTCGGCGGATACCTCAGAGTAGTAATGTTGTAACTATCTGTGACGATGTTTCCGACGGGGTTCAGGTAGACCGGAGGAACACCCAATGCCGCCGTCCCCGCCAGGAGGCCGACATTGTGGGCTCCATCCACCCGCATCAGAGTCGGAGGGTTGGTGGCCAGGTTCTTCGCCTGCGAGGAACACTCTCCCACCACGATCACGTTTGAGCTCCCGTCCTTCATCATCTCAACCGATGCGGTGCCATTTGGAAAGAGGGCGCCATCCGCTGAGATCTGCCCAGCGTTCGAGGACAGCAGACAGCAGTCCCGGACCCGAGTGGCAGGGGTCCCATCATGATTCGTTGACCCGGCGATACCAACGTACCCGGAAATCGGGAGATTGAATCCGCCGGTCAACACGGTCGGCGCAAGGGAGCTGGAAGGGCATCTAAAAACGGGAAGATTCTTGTTGTGGAACACCTGACCGTTCGGCGAGTTCGACAGACCGCAATTTGGATGCTGAAAATCGAAATCTTTGAATGCGTCACCCTGCTCAATATGAGGCAGCAGGCCGACAATCCAGGATGGTCCCACTCCGCGCGGTTGCGCGCGTGCGCCAATCGGGAACGAACCGAAGGTGTCTTGATAGTTATGGAGGGCGAGGCCGATCTGTCGAAGATTGCTCCGGCACGCCGCCCGATTGGCTATCTCCCGCGCATATTGGACCGCAGGCAGCAAGATCGCGACGAGAATGGCGATGATCGCAATGACGACCAGCAATTCGATCAGCGTGAAACCTCGCTGACGCCGTGAGGACCTTGGAAAATCCAACACCATCTCCTCCTGCCGGAAATGACTGGGCCTAGTCACCCGGAAAACAGCCTCGACACCCGGCGGACTTGACCGGCGAAAGCGCCACCAGCCCTGGCCCGCTGCAACGAGAGAGATCGTTGCATGAAGTCCGCGAGGTGTCGAGAGTCTGTTCTCCCTCTGCGCCGAAATCCGCGACAAAAAGTGCCACGAATTCTTCCAATTTTTTTCGATGTGCCCGCGCCGCTGAAACTGACCTGCTCGCCCCGCGGCTGACCCGCTGAGCCGTCGTACTGCAAGAACGGAACTGGGCCGAGCGCCACGGGTGTCAAACGTTCAGGGGAACCCGCATGCTCAATTCACTCGTCGCCGCCCCTAATAGATGAGCGAGCCAGCGGGGCGACTCGGACGCCGTCTATGATCACATCAGCCCGACAAGGCCCCCCCTCGGCAAGCAGAGGCCCCACAAGTCGCAACGCGGGCCTTGCCCCCAGATGACGAACGACGTTGGGTTGGGCTGAGAACACCCCGTCGTCGAGCGCGCGTTCCAACATTCGCTCGAACACCGCGCCCGCTGGCACAGTTCTGTTCGCCCGATCCCATCGTTCCGCGGCCGCCGGGTCCAGGGGCCTCGCCCCTGGCTTCGCTCGGGACGGGTTGGGCGTTACCTTTTCTCCCGCCAACACCAGAAAGAGATGTGACATGAGCGAGCGGTGGATTGCGGACCGGATGCACAAGATCGATGCCTCGGGCATCCGCAAGGTGTTCGACCTCGCGGCCACGATGAAGAACCCGATCAACCTCAGCATCGGGCAGCCGCACTTCGACACCCCGGAACCGATCAAGGCCGCCGCCCGCCAGGCCATCGACAACGGCCGCAACGCCTACAGCCAGACCCAGGGGATCAAGCCCCTCCTCGAGAAGATCCAGGCCTCCGTCCAGGCGGAGTACGGCCACGCGGACCGCAAGGTCTTCATCACCAGCGGTACCAGCGGAGGCCTGATGCTCGCCCTCTCGACGCTGGTCAATCCCGGCGATGAGGTGATCGCCTTCGACCCCTGGTTCGTCATGTACAAGCACCTGACGACCCTCGCCGGCGGCAAGTGCGTCCAGCTCAGCACCTACCCGGACTTCCGCATCGACCTGGACAAAGTCCGCGCCGCGATCACCGATCGCACCAAAGTCATCCTCTTCAACAGCCCCGCCAACCCCACCGGCCGTGTGGCGACGGAAGAGGAAGTACGCGGCCTCGCCGAGCTGTGCCGCGAGAAAGACATCTGCCTCATCAGCGACGAGATCTACCGCGCCTTCTGCTACGACCGCCCCTTCGTCAGCCCGGCGAAATACAACGACCAGACCCTCGTCATCGACGGCTTCAGCAAGTCGCACTCCATGACCGGCTGGCGGGTCGGCTGGTGCCACGGACCGGAGCACGTCCTCCAGCAGATGATCAAGCTCCAGCAGTTCACCTTCGTCTGCTCGCCGCATCCGCTGCAGTGGGCGGCGTCGGAAGCCTGGGACTTTGACGTCTCGGAACACGTCGCCGACTACCGCCGCAAGCGGGACCTGATGAAGGCGGAGCTCCAGGAGGACTTCGAGATCATCGGGGCCGACGGCGCGTTCTATCTGTTCCTGAAGACCCCCTGGGGAACGGGCACCGAATTCGTCAGGAAGGCGATCGAGAACGAGCTCCTCATCATTCCGGGGAACGTCTTCAGCTCGCAGGACACGCACTTCCGGCTCTCGTACGCCGCGCCGGACGACACGCTCCGGAAGGGGGCCGCCGTCCTGCGGAAGATCGCCCGTGAGGGAGCATGATCTCGCACCGCCCACGAGCCACCGTTCGATCGCTGGAGGCCGTCACGAAGCAGTCGTGGTGGCGCAGGACGACGCGCCCGTTGCGGGTGCGGGTCATCCTGTGGAACGCCGGCGTGGTGTTGTTTACCTCGCTGACGCTGCTGCTGGCGGTCCGGGTGCAGGTCGAATTCACGCTGCGGGCGGAGCTGGACGGCATCCTCCTCGATGAGCTGGAGGAAGCGGCCGGGGAGATCGCCCCGGGAAACAACTTCCCGGCGACCCTCGATGAGGTCGTCCTCACGCGGATTGTCGACCGCGAGACCTATGGTCACGGACATCTCCAGGAGTACGTTGAAATCCTCTCGGCCGATGGCGAAGTCCTGGCGATCAACCGGACGGCCCCGCTCAACCGCCCCTCGCCGATGGAGCTGCCGAACAAGACACCGCTGACGATCGGCGGCTACCGGATCGTGAAGCAGTCGCTTCCGAAGAACACGCAACCCGCGCGGGCCGTCGTCACCGTCGGGGCGCAGGCGTCGATGATTGACGACCAGATGCGGACCCTGGACCGGATTGTGATTCTCACGGCGCTGACGTCGCTGATCGCGGCGCCGCTCGTCGGCTACTGGCTGGCGGGGAAGGCGATCGACCCCGTCTCGCAGATGACCGCCACCGCCGCGGGACTGCATCCGGAGAAGCTCGACGAACGCCTGCCGATCCGGGGGACGGGGGACGAGCTCGACCAGCTCGCCATGACGGTCAACCAGCTCCTCGACCGGATCTTCGCCTACCTGCAGGAGCACCGGGAATCGCTGGCGAACGCCGCCCACGAGCTCCGGAGCCCCCTGGCGGCGATCCGCAGTTCCGTAGAGGTGACGCTCCAGCAGCCGCGTCCGGTGGCGGAGTACGAGGAGCTGCTGGAATCGATCATCGAACAGGGGGCAGCCCTCGAGATCCTGGTCAACCAGCTCCTCCTGATCTCCGAGTCGGAGCGGGAGCACCTGGAGACGCACAGCAGCGTCCTCGACCTGCGGGACGTCGTCTCGCGATCAGCGAGCATGTTCCGCGGGGTCGCCGAGCTGAAGGAGATCACCTTCACGGCTGACGATCTCCGCTCCGCGGAGGTGGCGGGGAACAAGTTCCACCTCCGGGAGGTCGTGAACAACCTGCTGGACAATGCCATCAAGTTCACCGAGACGGGTGGGACGGTCCGGGTCACGCTTCAGGAGGACGCCGGAGCTCAGGAGGCGGTCCTGACGATCCGCGATTCCGGGATGGGGATTGCGGCAGAGGATCTCCCCCGTGTCTTTGACCGCTTCTTCCGGGGGGATCGATCGCGTTCCCGCGACACCCCCGGGACGGGTCTGGGGTTGGCGATCTGCAAGGCGGTTGTCGAAGGCCACGGCGGGACGATTCGAGTGGAGAGCGGGGCGTCGGGAACGATGTTCGAGGTCCGGCTCCCGCTCGCGTCCCATCCCGCGAGCCGGCGGATCAGTTCCTCCGAGCCATCCGCAGCGAGTGATACATCTCCCCACAATTGACCAGAACACGTTCGCTGGATGGTTGTCCGAAGAACCGGGGTCCAGGGGCTCGCCCCTGGTGGGGGATGCAAGGGGGCCTGTCTTGTTTTTTTGGCCCCCTTGCCCGCCGGAGGCCTGGCCGTCGAGAGATG of Planctomyces sp. SH-PL14 contains these proteins:
- a CDS encoding TetR/AcrR family transcriptional regulator, producing MSTATRKQQEIRRREQMLLGLARTMLVEDGFANLGLDRLAEAAEYSKGTIYQHFSSKEDLVAALAIQSCETRLDLFARASRLPGISRERILALVAADEIFAQRYPHYFQSEMIIRMANLDARASSERRERLEQLEQQILKIAFSLVRDGVEQGDLTLTPPWTPEKVTFALFCQDIGAHMAVMNYASVVGKMGITSSSPHLLDNLSLLLDGLQWKPLSTSFDYSVTVPRVADQILSDEGSAND
- a CDS encoding pyridoxal phosphate-dependent aminotransferase, which codes for MSERWIADRMHKIDASGIRKVFDLAATMKNPINLSIGQPHFDTPEPIKAAARQAIDNGRNAYSQTQGIKPLLEKIQASVQAEYGHADRKVFITSGTSGGLMLALSTLVNPGDEVIAFDPWFVMYKHLTTLAGGKCVQLSTYPDFRIDLDKVRAAITDRTKVILFNSPANPTGRVATEEEVRGLAELCREKDICLISDEIYRAFCYDRPFVSPAKYNDQTLVIDGFSKSHSMTGWRVGWCHGPEHVLQQMIKLQQFTFVCSPHPLQWAASEAWDFDVSEHVADYRRKRDLMKAELQEDFEIIGADGAFYLFLKTPWGTGTEFVRKAIENELLIIPGNVFSSQDTHFRLSYAAPDDTLRKGAAVLRKIAREGA
- a CDS encoding ECF-type sigma factor, with the protein product MSSQTDDSISGWLSQLHAGDAAAIQLLWDKFYKRLVAVADRFLTGLPPIQDDGEDVAASVFQSFWRGGKEGRFQNINDLDEAWWFLFRMAWRKCVDRVRRDKAQKRGGGTQIVSLNGEASHEFLEIVSEEPGPEFLASFNEQYFRLLDALPDASTRKIAVLMLQGHSANDISERTEIFKSTVRRKMDLVRKVWKHELDK
- a CDS encoding efflux RND transporter periplasmic adaptor subunit; the protein is MTDSKVPFFASKSTNRRKSTIGLLAVLVTIPLVLIGRSGMARLAASHDIAIPPAQPTPVRIEPVAESVVVAGTHFGGVVHEFRKVELSFRVGGTVQELRQVTGADGKTRDLHEGDRLPAGTILARLDPADYRRERDSASQKLAAAESRLKQAQADCGEAQSAYDRTTALAASKATTVAALDAARARRLMTEASIEVAERDVAAARIALQQGDENLRYCELAAPFEESTVALRSIDQRQQVAAGHPVFVVTDLSSVVVSFAVQDTLLGRLAIGDTIEVTAEGLPGRVFRGVVHMISAAADERSRSYPVEVRIDRPDGLRPGMVATVRLRHERRAALVPLTAIVPVETGDSGEAAVFRVTRDGERMVLRRVPIRIGDVLDNRVAVSLDASGSTADVLHAGAEIVSTGVHRLRDGEVVHVVP
- a CDS encoding DUF1559 domain-containing protein, which encodes MVLDFPRSSRRQRGFTLIELLVVIAIIAILVAILLPAVQYAREIANRAACRSNLRQIGLALHNYQDTFGSFPIGARAQPRGVGPSWIVGLLPHIEQGDAFKDFDFQHPNCGLSNSPNGQVFHNKNLPVFRCPSSSLAPTVLTGGFNLPISGYVGIAGSTNHDGTPATRVRDCCLLSSNAGQISADGALFPNGTASVEMMKDGSSNVIVVGECSSQAKNLATNPPTLMRVDGAHNVGLLAGTAALGVPPVYLNPVGNIVTDSYNITTLRYPPNSHYNQPGVHQNKGPNNPLTSPHTGMVHVCMGDGAVRAIDDSIEMKTFKLLGMIADGRLIGEF
- a CDS encoding sensor histidine kinase, with the translated sequence MISHRPRATVRSLEAVTKQSWWRRTTRPLRVRVILWNAGVVLFTSLTLLLAVRVQVEFTLRAELDGILLDELEEAAGEIAPGNNFPATLDEVVLTRIVDRETYGHGHLQEYVEILSADGEVLAINRTAPLNRPSPMELPNKTPLTIGGYRIVKQSLPKNTQPARAVVTVGAQASMIDDQMRTLDRIVILTALTSLIAAPLVGYWLAGKAIDPVSQMTATAAGLHPEKLDERLPIRGTGDELDQLAMTVNQLLDRIFAYLQEHRESLANAAHELRSPLAAIRSSVEVTLQQPRPVAEYEELLESIIEQGAALEILVNQLLLISESEREHLETHSSVLDLRDVVSRSASMFRGVAELKEITFTADDLRSAEVAGNKFHLREVVNNLLDNAIKFTETGGTVRVTLQEDAGAQEAVLTIRDSGMGIAAEDLPRVFDRFFRGDRSRSRDTPGTGLGLAICKAVVEGHGGTIRVESGASGTMFEVRLPLASHPASRRISSSEPSAASDTSPHN
- a CDS encoding bifunctional serine/threonine-protein kinase/formylglycine-generating enzyme family protein; protein product: MNNQDLPTGPVEGGTSVVVAGSGLSDLEIDLELNSVCDAFESALQTGQRPQLADYLTDTRLPVSTLFVELVQIEMEYRRRKGEPVTLEEYVVRYPEFSEALSKLAPSLDTVSMPAPRGAPTTSLGRFELVAPLGQGTFGVVWKARDTKLRRWVAIKRFRETAPAPSRDLFAREARAVQKLDHPNVVRLLELSQGATTDYIVFEYVEGRTLKEILEERNHTPLDPDRAARIALQLANGLQHIHERGLIHRDLKPANVMITPAGDAKFLDFGLARHTDTTSTIGGGQGFLGTIPYMSPEQLQKGKSVTRQSDIYALGTVLYEMLSSRRPFEGSVEELIATIPKGNPSPMDVPAVLRTIVGLAMEVDPLDRYASAEAMAEDLQCFLDGSTPASRIGRKLRKLGRQVTRRDFLVKSAVGIAATAGIVKAAGVLVRTHDDGRHDVLLTTQPEGAEVHIIPIRSPTGEPDLASIQQLPGNSPLRSRLLPGNYLVVAVLPESRRFHEVFRRVPESPNGFIDGIGEHQRWELHDGVVHLPSIKIPDVTVVDDMTLFPGSPTFLTGEVGVTSAPRSMLAIPSFYLDRCEVTISDYRHFFRGDRPAIAPKWKAPLTDRQAAPMSWDAAVLLAEIMGKRLMSEYEYEFAATNGGERLWSWGDNPSPNFDIGAAFQNAGLPAEDRVGDPPVYGLCSNLAEWTSSGLLGAGNGTADGGASRSQLVSAELTKFQIVRGGSLNVLQEQEVAAADRNPRRRLPRERYRVDRGLGLRCARSPQPRCRPEHFIQAILPYSRE